A single genomic interval of Vibrio maritimus harbors:
- a CDS encoding OmpA family protein yields MLMLKRVVWLTSAIVLAGCSSVSETTSKMFPEMLETAPRSEHDVMHPEWADAPIMSTAKVGGPNGQYRSHSWDELETYLVNQGLDYELIPGDYVMIRLKQKIHFNTGSANVADGSAMWLEQLASFLSRQQGVDVVIGGHTDNTGTVRLNDSLSDKRAESVKRTLIGKNVPRQMIYTRGYGEYVPACTNTTQFGKACNRRVELTLIVAQ; encoded by the coding sequence ATGTTAATGCTAAAGCGAGTGGTGTGGTTAACCTCTGCGATTGTACTCGCAGGATGCAGTTCAGTGTCCGAGACAACCAGTAAGATGTTTCCAGAAATGTTAGAAACAGCGCCCCGCAGTGAGCACGACGTCATGCACCCAGAGTGGGCGGATGCTCCTATCATGTCGACTGCAAAAGTTGGTGGGCCAAATGGTCAATATCGAAGTCACTCTTGGGATGAGCTAGAGACCTACCTTGTGAATCAAGGGCTGGATTATGAACTCATTCCTGGTGACTACGTCATGATTCGCCTAAAACAAAAAATCCATTTCAATACGGGCTCTGCGAATGTCGCTGATGGTTCAGCAATGTGGTTGGAGCAACTGGCGAGTTTCTTGTCTCGTCAACAAGGTGTGGATGTGGTGATTGGTGGGCACACGGATAACACGGGTACTGTTCGCTTGAATGATTCGCTGTCTGACAAAAGAGCTGAGTCAGTGAAACGCACCTTGATTGGAAAGAACGTACCAAGACAGATGATTTATACCAGAGGGTATGGTGAGTACGTTCCTGCGTGTACGAATACGACTCAATTTGGTAAAGCATGCAATCGTCGTGTAGAGCTGACCTTGATTGTTGCCCAGTGA